A region of Paenibacillus sp. 37 DNA encodes the following proteins:
- the hflX gene encoding GTPase HflX translates to MTNGTHDTDMVKKDRAVLVSLVTDDVKRTGINPEYSLEELVKLAETAGVEVLSVLSQNREKRDTKWFIGKGKVEELRAIAEELGATTAIFDQELSGAQVRNLEETLDLKIIDRTQLILDIFAQRANTREGIIQVELAQHSYLLPRLSGHGKNLSRLGGGIGTRGPGESKLETDRRHIRGRIDDLKRHLEELTRHRKLHRERRKKTGIVQVALVGYTNAGKSTLLKQLTAADVYIQDQLFATLDPTSRTMELPSGKEIVLTDTVGFIQNLPHDLIAAFRATLEEVNEADLILHVVDASSAMREDQMRTVNTILQELGSGDKPQLVLYNKKDACTPEQLEMLPLDKGHIKVSALDSEDLLKIRELIQIELTGDTKRFRIPAERGDLTSILYKIGDVVDTSFEENDVIYEVELQKGEYEKFGYMLENFIEA, encoded by the coding sequence ATGACAAATGGCACACATGATACTGATATGGTCAAAAAAGATCGCGCCGTCTTGGTGAGTCTTGTTACGGATGATGTAAAACGTACAGGTATCAACCCTGAGTACTCTTTAGAGGAACTGGTGAAACTTGCCGAGACAGCTGGAGTGGAAGTGCTAAGTGTACTTTCTCAGAACAGGGAAAAACGTGATACCAAATGGTTCATTGGTAAAGGTAAGGTGGAAGAGCTCCGTGCAATCGCGGAGGAACTCGGAGCAACTACGGCTATTTTTGATCAGGAATTGTCAGGTGCGCAGGTTCGTAATCTGGAAGAAACCCTTGATCTCAAAATTATTGACCGTACCCAACTGATTTTGGATATCTTTGCACAACGGGCCAACACTAGAGAAGGTATTATTCAAGTGGAATTGGCTCAACATAGTTACTTGCTGCCACGGTTGTCTGGTCATGGCAAGAACCTGTCCAGACTCGGGGGCGGAATTGGAACAAGAGGCCCGGGTGAAAGCAAGCTGGAGACAGACCGCCGTCACATTCGTGGTCGTATCGATGATCTGAAGCGTCATTTGGAAGAATTGACTCGTCATCGTAAATTGCATCGTGAACGCCGCAAAAAAACAGGTATTGTACAGGTGGCACTTGTTGGTTATACCAATGCTGGCAAATCGACCTTGCTCAAGCAGTTGACGGCTGCAGATGTGTATATTCAAGATCAGCTATTCGCTACTCTGGATCCAACATCACGTACCATGGAACTTCCAAGTGGTAAAGAAATCGTCCTTACCGATACGGTTGGTTTTATTCAAAATCTGCCACATGATCTGATTGCAGCTTTCCGGGCAACGCTGGAGGAAGTGAATGAAGCAGATCTCATCCTGCATGTTGTGGACGCCTCATCAGCTATGCGCGAAGATCAAATGCGGACGGTTAACACAATTTTGCAAGAACTTGGTTCAGGGGACAAGCCGCAGTTAGTACTGTATAACAAAAAAGATGCATGTACACCAGAGCAGCTTGAGATGCTTCCATTGGATAAAGGCCATATTAAAGTAAGCGCATTAGACTCTGAGGATCTGCTTAAAATCCGTGAATTAATTCAGATAGAGCTGACAGGTGATACGAAACGCTTCCGTATTCCAGCAGAACGTGGTGATCTAACGTCCATACTCTACAAAATTGGTGATGTGGTGGATACCAGCTTTGAAGAGAATGATGTCATTTATGAAGTTGAATTGCAAAAAGGTGAATATGAGAAATTTGGTTATATGCTCGAAAATTTTATTGAAGCGTAA
- a CDS encoding AAA family ATPase yields the protein MNGRVMAAGEQPGGRPSRQINIVLRNQEPQMLVKDEAAAVQAAKSITKHAHFQEIQGELEQLVGLENIKDLVFEIYAFLQIAQMRTEAGLLSGAHVYHMIFKGNPGTGKTTVARIVAKLFQKMGVLSKGHLIEVERADLVGEYIGHTAQKTRDLVKKALGGILFIDEAYSLARGGEKDFGKEAIDTLVKSMEDNKNQFILILAGYSEEIDFFLQTNPGLPSRFPIQVEFPDYSIDQLIQISEIMAKERDYILMPQTILKLKQHLLQEKNDSLHAFSNARYVRNAIERSIRHQAVRLLEQYTEGSPGKLELMTIRTEDLNFERK from the coding sequence ATGAACGGACGGGTCATGGCTGCAGGAGAGCAACCAGGAGGCAGACCATCCAGACAAATTAATATTGTGTTGCGTAACCAGGAACCTCAGATGTTGGTCAAAGATGAAGCAGCGGCAGTACAGGCAGCCAAGAGTATAACCAAACATGCGCACTTTCAGGAGATACAGGGTGAATTGGAGCAATTGGTTGGACTTGAAAATATCAAAGACTTGGTATTTGAGATCTATGCTTTTCTACAGATTGCTCAGATGCGTACTGAAGCAGGTTTACTTAGTGGTGCGCACGTGTATCATATGATCTTCAAAGGCAATCCGGGGACCGGTAAGACCACCGTGGCGAGGATCGTTGCCAAACTCTTTCAGAAGATGGGTGTGTTGAGTAAAGGGCATCTTATTGAAGTAGAGCGTGCGGATCTGGTTGGGGAATATATCGGTCACACGGCGCAGAAAACAAGAGATTTGGTCAAGAAGGCACTCGGTGGGATATTGTTCATTGATGAAGCTTACAGTTTGGCCCGCGGGGGAGAGAAGGATTTTGGCAAGGAAGCTATTGATACGCTTGTAAAGTCCATGGAAGATAACAAAAATCAGTTTATACTGATTCTTGCCGGGTATTCGGAAGAAATTGATTTTTTTCTCCAGACGAACCCTGGATTACCTTCCCGTTTCCCCATTCAAGTGGAGTTTCCAGACTATAGCATTGATCAGTTGATTCAAATCTCTGAGATTATGGCCAAAGAGCGTGATTATATTCTAATGCCTCAGACCATACTCAAGCTAAAGCAACATTTGCTTCAGGAAAAAAATGATTCGCTGCATGCGTTCAGTAACGCCAGATACGTTCGTAATGCCATTGAGCGTTCGATCAGGCATCAGGCGGTTCGTTTGTTGGAACAATACACGGAAGGCAGCCCAGGAAAACTGGAGCTGATGACAATCCGTACAGAGGATTTGAACTTTGAGCGAAAGTAA
- a CDS encoding DUF402 domain-containing protein translates to MKRKFGDRANWRRITNRQFTCRFVQSKIFTGYITLYTIQDLKEPLWKTYGGSTFCIADKGYSWLQYYPKGEHFVVTAMFDDQERIVEWYIDTCRSQGITDQGVPWFDDLYLDVVVLKDGEVFLLDEDELEDALSRKHITTGDYDLANKTAKELLHAIDAHVFPYFQLSLKHRPSLFENGEFRKNIQI, encoded by the coding sequence ATGAAACGGAAATTCGGGGACCGCGCGAACTGGCGCCGGATTACGAACCGACAATTCACATGCCGGTTCGTTCAATCCAAAATTTTCACAGGTTATATTACGTTGTACACCATACAGGATTTAAAAGAACCTTTGTGGAAAACTTATGGAGGCAGTACCTTCTGTATCGCAGATAAAGGTTATTCCTGGCTGCAATACTATCCGAAGGGAGAGCACTTTGTTGTTACGGCGATGTTTGACGATCAGGAACGGATTGTAGAGTGGTACATTGATACATGTCGTAGTCAGGGGATAACCGATCAGGGCGTTCCTTGGTTTGATGACCTGTATCTGGATGTCGTTGTACTGAAAGATGGAGAAGTATTTTTGCTGGATGAAGATGAGCTTGAAGATGCACTGTCACGTAAGCATATTACGACCGGTGATTATGACTTGGCTAACAAGACTGCAAAGGAACTGCTACATGCCATTGATGCCCATGTATTCCCATACTTTCAGTTATCACTGAAGCATAGGCCGAGTTTGTTTGAGAACGGAGAGTTTCGAAAAAACATTCAGATTTGA
- a CDS encoding PBP1A family penicillin-binding protein, with translation MPNDPLSRSNNRNNNNKSPKKAKPKTSKKKKITGKRVGWTLFFTMAIAIFCALGGYLFIMVSGENLLKANKDKTTINETSKVYDRNGQLMGELSIQKLDPVKEDDIPELVKQAFVATEDKRFYDHQGVDIWSIGRAAVKDVMARSMVEGGSTLTQQLAKNMFLSRDKTFFRKATEVSIAMALERKYTKDEILTMYLNRIFFGHQRYGIKAASEFYFGEKDLNKLELWEIATLAAMPKGPSAYNPVSNPNDSKARRGVVLQLMYEQGYITKEEMDKAKAVDYNYKRPEKDQKYQAFIDYVLREAERVTGKTEDDLNIGGYKIYTTMDAQAQTAMETAFTDDNLFEASKDDQQVQGSMVIMNHENGSLVALLGGRDYQTKGYSRVTQSRRQPGSAFKPIVSYAPALESGNYSANSSLSNAKQCFGNYCPGNLHGYSSTISMTEAITKSENIPAVWLLDKIGVNTGINFAKSVGIQLTDEDKNLAIALGGLSKGTNTLEMAQAYSAFANLGEYRQAYSIKEIKDSAGKTTYKHDNSDTTRVMSEQNAYQLTQMLQNVVNDGTGRSARLDRPVAGKTGTVQSGISGNSANRDVWFVGYTPEWTAAVWMGYDNPDANHMLKNSSKLSAAFFAKVMGDALKGVPVKQFKAPAGGQAPPPVEEPEKPALSVSGLSGSYDPNAQTVSLSWTGTGDASTQYRIYRKETSEAQFTHLIDAIGATNAQDLSALPGLTYEYYVTAYDLASGLETDPSNTISLMIEAQEMPPEEPDPGIDPGTEIDPEQPGTENPDNGSPDNGNSNGNNGNGNENGNNGNGNGNNGNNGNGGNNGGPGQGNGQPGGGNTTPPGQGTTEPGGTDEGSDDGGVTTPGEVVTPDSGTSGDTGGTDAPVDSQAGTGG, from the coding sequence ATGCCAAACGATCCGTTGTCGAGGTCTAACAATCGCAACAACAATAACAAGTCACCCAAAAAAGCGAAGCCGAAGACCTCTAAAAAGAAAAAAATTACGGGTAAACGCGTTGGATGGACACTGTTTTTCACAATGGCAATCGCCATATTCTGTGCACTAGGCGGATATTTATTTATTATGGTGAGTGGTGAAAATCTGCTCAAAGCCAACAAGGACAAAACTACAATTAATGAAACTTCAAAAGTATATGATCGCAATGGCCAATTAATGGGGGAGCTATCCATTCAGAAGCTTGACCCCGTCAAAGAAGATGATATTCCTGAGCTGGTGAAGCAAGCCTTTGTTGCAACAGAGGATAAGCGATTCTACGATCATCAGGGCGTGGATATCTGGTCCATTGGGCGTGCGGCGGTTAAGGACGTCATGGCTCGTTCCATGGTGGAAGGTGGTAGTACATTAACCCAACAGCTTGCCAAGAACATGTTCTTGTCCCGTGACAAAACGTTCTTCCGTAAAGCAACGGAAGTATCGATTGCCATGGCATTAGAGCGCAAGTACACAAAAGACGAAATCCTGACGATGTATCTGAACCGGATTTTCTTCGGTCATCAGCGTTACGGGATTAAAGCAGCATCTGAATTTTATTTTGGAGAAAAAGATTTGAATAAGCTTGAATTGTGGGAAATTGCCACACTCGCCGCGATGCCCAAGGGGCCTTCTGCCTACAATCCGGTGAGCAATCCAAACGATTCCAAGGCACGGCGTGGTGTTGTACTCCAGCTAATGTATGAACAAGGCTACATCACGAAGGAAGAGATGGATAAAGCTAAAGCAGTAGATTATAACTACAAGCGACCAGAAAAAGATCAGAAATATCAAGCCTTTATCGATTATGTGCTCCGTGAAGCTGAACGTGTAACAGGCAAAACGGAAGATGATTTGAATATCGGCGGATACAAAATCTATACAACTATGGATGCTCAGGCTCAAACAGCCATGGAAACTGCTTTTACAGATGATAATCTGTTCGAGGCAAGTAAAGACGATCAACAGGTCCAAGGCTCCATGGTTATCATGAACCATGAGAATGGTAGCCTCGTTGCCCTCTTGGGTGGACGGGATTATCAGACTAAAGGTTATAGCCGTGTAACGCAGAGTCGAAGACAACCAGGTTCAGCTTTTAAACCGATTGTGTCTTATGCACCGGCGCTTGAATCAGGCAATTACAGTGCCAACTCCTCGCTGAGTAATGCGAAGCAATGTTTTGGTAACTACTGTCCTGGTAACTTGCATGGATATTCTTCAACGATCAGTATGACGGAAGCCATTACGAAGTCGGAAAATATTCCTGCGGTTTGGCTGCTTGATAAAATAGGCGTTAACACAGGCATTAATTTTGCCAAGAGTGTAGGTATACAGCTGACAGATGAAGACAAAAACTTGGCGATTGCCCTCGGTGGTCTAAGTAAAGGTACAAATACACTGGAAATGGCGCAAGCCTATAGTGCATTTGCTAACCTTGGAGAATACCGTCAAGCCTATTCGATTAAGGAAATTAAGGATAGCGCAGGCAAAACCACGTACAAACACGATAATTCGGACACAACGCGTGTCATGAGTGAGCAAAATGCGTATCAGCTTACACAGATGCTGCAGAACGTTGTTAATGACGGTACAGGGCGTTCAGCGCGTCTGGATCGTCCGGTAGCGGGTAAAACAGGAACTGTTCAAAGTGGTATCTCTGGCAACAGTGCCAACCGTGATGTATGGTTTGTTGGATACACGCCGGAATGGACTGCCGCAGTCTGGATGGGCTACGACAATCCGGATGCTAATCATATGCTTAAGAACAGCAGTAAGCTGTCGGCAGCTTTCTTTGCCAAAGTCATGGGAGATGCTTTAAAAGGCGTTCCAGTGAAGCAATTCAAAGCACCAGCTGGAGGGCAGGCACCTCCGCCAGTGGAAGAACCAGAAAAGCCGGCTCTGTCCGTTAGTGGGCTGAGTGGATCATACGATCCAAATGCACAAACCGTCTCTCTGAGTTGGACTGGAACGGGTGACGCGAGTACGCAATATCGGATTTATCGGAAAGAAACATCGGAAGCCCAGTTCACTCATCTCATTGATGCAATAGGAGCGACCAATGCACAAGATTTAAGTGCGTTGCCTGGTCTAACCTATGAGTACTATGTGACAGCTTACGACCTGGCATCAGGACTTGAGACGGATCCTTCCAACACCATTTCCTTGATGATTGAAGCACAGGAAATGCCGCCGGAGGAACCTGATCCTGGTATAGACCCTGGAACAGAGATAGATCCTGAGCAGCCAGGTACGGAGAATCCGGACAATGGTTCACCGGATAATGGCAACTCGAACGGTAATAACGGTAATGGAAATGAAAATGGCAACAACGGAAATGGTAATGGTAATAACGGAAACAATGGCAACGGTGGCAATAACGGTGGACCCGGCCAAGGAAACGGTCAACCTGGGGGAGGAAACACGACCCCACCTGGTCAGGGCACAACAGAGCCAGGCGGTACCGATGAAGGCTCCGATGATGGGGGCGTAACAACGCCGGGCGAGGTTGTAACTCCGGACAGCGGAACAAGTGGGGATACTGGAGGAACAGATGCACCTGTAGATTCTCAAGCTGGTACCGGCGGCTAA
- the hfq gene encoding RNA chaperone Hfq, which translates to MNKSINIQDTFLNQLRKENIPATVYLTNGFQIRGTIKAFDNFTIVIDSDGRQQMVYKHAISTFTPQRSVSLMQQDNSGEA; encoded by the coding sequence ATGAACAAGTCCATCAACATCCAAGATACGTTCTTGAACCAACTGCGGAAAGAAAATATTCCTGCTACGGTCTATCTGACCAACGGCTTCCAAATCCGCGGGACGATCAAGGCATTTGACAATTTTACGATCGTCATTGACAGCGACGGACGCCAGCAAATGGTCTACAAGCATGCCATCTCCACGTTCACGCCGCAACGCAGCGTATCGCTGATGCAGCAAGATAACAGTGGCGAAGCTTAA
- the miaA gene encoding tRNA (adenosine(37)-N6)-dimethylallyltransferase MiaA, translating to MLNVEVKPKPKLLVLVGPTAVGKTRMSIELAQAFNCEIISGDSMQVYREMDIGTAKITSEEMKGVPHHLIDIHEPEYPYSVAEFQESCTRLISEIHERGKMPFIVGGTGLYVESVCYGFQFSDSGSDEAFREQQFSYAEQHGAQALHDRLREVDPVSADRLHPNDQRRIVRALEIHHLTGEKWSDQLAVQKKESPYDLLIVGLTMDRQKLYARVEERIDLMIEQGLVDEVKCLLERGVARGHISMQGLGYKEIAAFLQGEVSWEAAVEWLKRDTRRFAKRQLSWFRHMKDIKWVDMTDTQDFEGKYKQISELITRKFD from the coding sequence ATGTTGAACGTGGAAGTTAAACCAAAACCCAAACTGCTTGTGTTGGTTGGACCAACAGCAGTAGGCAAAACAAGAATGAGCATCGAGCTTGCCCAAGCTTTCAATTGTGAAATTATCTCAGGGGATTCAATGCAGGTATATCGTGAAATGGATATCGGAACAGCCAAGATTACCTCTGAAGAAATGAAGGGTGTACCTCATCATCTCATTGATATTCATGAACCGGAGTACCCGTATTCTGTGGCAGAGTTTCAGGAGAGTTGCACCCGATTGATTAGTGAAATCCATGAACGTGGTAAAATGCCTTTTATTGTAGGTGGCACCGGTCTGTATGTGGAATCGGTATGTTACGGCTTCCAATTTTCCGATAGTGGTTCGGATGAAGCATTTAGGGAGCAACAATTCAGCTATGCGGAGCAACATGGCGCACAGGCCCTTCATGATCGATTGAGGGAAGTTGATCCGGTCAGTGCAGATCGTCTGCATCCGAATGACCAAAGGCGAATTGTACGTGCGCTTGAGATCCATCACCTCACAGGCGAGAAGTGGTCTGATCAGCTGGCAGTACAGAAGAAAGAGTCACCTTATGACCTTCTTATTGTTGGTTTGACAATGGATCGCCAGAAGTTGTATGCCCGGGTAGAAGAACGGATTGATCTGATGATCGAACAAGGTCTGGTAGATGAAGTGAAATGTTTGTTGGAACGAGGAGTGGCCAGAGGTCATATTTCCATGCAAGGACTGGGATATAAGGAGATTGCAGCGTTCCTGCAAGGGGAAGTGAGTTGGGAAGCTGCGGTGGAGTGGTTGAAGAGGGATACGCGCCGGTTTGCCAAACGGCAGCTTTCCTGGTTCCGCCATATGAAGGATATTAAATGGGTGGACATGACGGATACCCAGGATTTTGAAGGAAAATACAAGCAGATAAGTGAATTGATTACACGGAAATTTGATTGA
- a CDS encoding class I SAM-dependent methyltransferase produces the protein MYITTGDKEIASQVERARKLAETTGGTYVPRNRTSLPKLIEHYGINEILVVLNGRARLFRKDATELEFHPSMGFVRAKRVLRGEADPMLEAGAVLEGDTIVDCTAGLGSDALVFSVAAGKSGQVIACESSQPLYTLLLEGMSHYKSNQPLVDEAFRRIDLRHVDHLELLRSMPDRSCDTVYFDPMFREPMMDSSAIQPLRDYANAHALDEQSIMEAKRVARKRVVMKEKRGSAEFDRLGFEILDRANAKTLYGVINVERGS, from the coding sequence ATGTACATTACAACCGGTGACAAGGAGATAGCCTCTCAGGTGGAGCGTGCACGTAAGCTCGCCGAAACGACAGGAGGTACCTACGTTCCGCGCAATAGAACATCTTTACCCAAACTGATTGAACATTATGGTATCAACGAAATCCTGGTCGTGCTCAATGGCAGAGCGCGTTTGTTTCGCAAAGATGCGACGGAGCTTGAGTTTCACCCCAGTATGGGATTTGTTCGCGCTAAACGTGTTCTGAGAGGTGAAGCCGATCCTATGCTGGAAGCTGGTGCAGTACTCGAAGGAGACACCATTGTTGATTGTACCGCTGGACTCGGTTCAGATGCGCTGGTATTTTCGGTTGCGGCTGGGAAGAGTGGACAAGTCATCGCCTGTGAAAGTTCTCAACCGCTCTATACCCTGTTGCTGGAGGGCATGTCTCATTATAAGAGCAATCAGCCCTTGGTGGATGAGGCTTTCCGGCGCATAGATCTGCGGCATGTGGATCATCTTGAGTTACTCCGGTCCATGCCGGATCGAAGCTGTGACACCGTATATTTTGACCCCATGTTCCGTGAACCAATGATGGATTCAAGTGCTATACAGCCCTTGCGAGATTATGCAAATGCTCACGCGCTGGATGAACAGAGCATTATGGAAGCGAAACGGGTTGCCCGTAAACGGGTAGTGATGAAAGAAAAGCGCGGCAGCGCGGAGTTTGACAGGCTCGGATTTGAAATACTTGATCGGGCGAATGCAAAAACCCTGTACGGAGTGATTAATGTTGAACGTGGAAGTTAA
- the mutL gene encoding DNA mismatch repair endonuclease MutL, protein MAKIHVLDEHIANQIAAGEVVERPASVVKELLENSVDAGATKIEVTVEEGGLLSIRVKDNGSGIEPEDMETAFYRHATSKIAHGRDLFQITSLGFRGEALASIAAVSKVEVLSASDNDGRGRRIVIEGGNLVSHEDATSPQGTDFAVRELFYNTPARLKYMKTIQTELGHISDVLYRMAMSHPNISFRLRHNENVLLQTLGNGDLLQVVAAIYGTSAAKAMLPIRGESLDYRVSGLISLPEWTRANRNGMSTIVNGRFVRNYGLNQAILKAYHTLLPINRFPLVVVQLEMHPSLVDVNVHPAKLEVRFSKEPELYEFIETTLRGILRQEVLIPQVKKQQIRRGDDSSFIQEQFLFPRGPLKDQSDAEGYGQEGPLGKPSNALLKLTTEDDDLDLDAPADVSAVQPVSEQKQTVPLPEAPPEVTHPPEQLESWNEDILQKGASNDGGQTISKVQEGTKDVSTSSSTSSTETVPKSDLSSQDGGDRGATEKPLAEGKPATYRSESVNSPVREARSTYNPSSIARGERTWKTSGLPDATKLAAAIKSDASMPEFPELSLIGQHHGTYLIAQNDQGLYLIDQHAAHERVNYEYYYEKFGNPAQASQELLLPITLEFTPSETEKLKTRLAWFEQAGVYLEHFGGQTFRVRSHPFWFPKGDEKDIIEEMSEWVLSERSIDVAKMREAASIMCSCKASIKANQKLTDQEAEVLIQRLGSCRQPYTCPHGRPIVVSFSTYDLEKLFKRVM, encoded by the coding sequence GTGGCGAAAATACATGTGCTTGATGAACATATTGCCAACCAGATCGCGGCGGGTGAAGTGGTCGAACGGCCTGCTTCAGTTGTCAAAGAGTTGCTCGAAAACTCGGTGGATGCAGGCGCCACCAAGATTGAAGTGACGGTGGAAGAGGGCGGACTCCTCAGTATTCGTGTCAAAGACAATGGTTCAGGTATCGAGCCAGAGGATATGGAAACCGCCTTTTATCGTCACGCGACCAGCAAAATAGCTCATGGCCGAGATCTGTTCCAGATCACAAGTCTTGGATTCCGTGGAGAAGCCTTGGCGAGTATCGCGGCAGTATCCAAGGTAGAGGTATTGTCGGCAAGTGACAATGACGGGCGAGGACGCCGCATCGTGATTGAAGGCGGGAACCTTGTCTCTCATGAAGATGCAACCTCACCCCAAGGTACAGATTTTGCAGTGAGAGAACTATTTTACAATACACCTGCCAGACTCAAATATATGAAAACGATCCAGACGGAACTGGGACATATATCAGATGTCCTTTACCGAATGGCGATGTCTCACCCAAACATTTCGTTCCGACTGCGCCATAATGAGAATGTGTTGCTTCAGACATTGGGTAATGGCGATCTGCTGCAAGTGGTTGCAGCGATCTATGGGACAAGTGCTGCCAAAGCGATGCTTCCCATCCGGGGTGAAAGTCTGGATTACCGGGTGAGCGGGCTGATCAGCCTGCCAGAATGGACACGAGCGAATCGTAATGGTATGTCAACGATTGTTAATGGGCGATTTGTTCGCAATTACGGTCTCAATCAGGCGATTCTCAAAGCCTACCATACCTTGCTGCCCATTAATCGCTTTCCACTTGTCGTGGTGCAGTTGGAGATGCACCCCTCTCTTGTGGATGTGAACGTGCATCCAGCCAAGTTGGAGGTTCGCTTCAGCAAGGAACCAGAACTGTATGAATTTATAGAGACGACGTTGCGGGGTATACTCCGGCAGGAGGTATTAATTCCACAGGTCAAAAAACAGCAGATTCGACGTGGAGACGATAGTTCCTTTATTCAGGAACAATTTCTCTTTCCACGTGGTCCGCTGAAAGACCAGTCTGATGCAGAAGGGTATGGGCAAGAAGGTCCACTCGGGAAACCTTCTAATGCATTGTTAAAGTTGACTACGGAAGATGATGATCTGGATTTGGATGCTCCGGCGGATGTGTCCGCAGTACAGCCGGTATCTGAACAGAAACAAACCGTGCCTTTGCCCGAAGCTCCACCTGAGGTTACACACCCCCCTGAGCAGTTAGAAAGTTGGAACGAGGATATTTTGCAGAAGGGGGCGAGTAATGATGGGGGGCAGACAATCTCTAAAGTGCAGGAAGGTACTAAGGATGTAAGTACAAGTTCAAGTACAAGTTCTACCGAAACTGTTCCCAAATCTGACCTCTCTTCTCAAGATGGTGGGGATCGTGGAGCAACAGAAAAACCGTTGGCTGAAGGTAAACCAGCTACGTATCGCTCCGAATCTGTAAATTCACCGGTTAGGGAAGCTCGGTCAACCTACAACCCGTCTTCGATTGCAAGAGGCGAACGGACGTGGAAAACCTCAGGTCTACCTGATGCCACTAAACTTGCTGCAGCCATTAAATCGGATGCATCCATGCCCGAATTTCCTGAGCTGAGTCTGATTGGACAGCATCATGGTACGTATTTGATCGCGCAAAATGATCAAGGTTTATATTTGATTGATCAGCATGCCGCTCATGAACGTGTGAATTATGAATACTATTACGAGAAATTCGGTAACCCTGCCCAGGCCTCACAAGAGTTACTGCTGCCGATTACGCTGGAGTTTACACCTTCGGAGACGGAAAAGCTGAAAACAAGACTGGCCTGGTTCGAACAGGCGGGTGTATATTTGGAGCATTTTGGTGGACAGACGTTCCGTGTGCGCTCCCATCCGTTTTGGTTCCCCAAAGGGGATGAGAAAGACATTATCGAAGAGATGTCCGAATGGGTTCTAAGCGAACGCAGCATAGATGTAGCCAAAATGCGAGAAGCTGCATCCATCATGTGTTCCTGCAAGGCGTCTATCAAAGCTAACCAGAAGCTGACGGATCAGGAAGCAGAAGTGCTGATTCAGCGTCTGGGTTCTTGTCGGCAGCCGTACACTTGTCCGCATGGGCGGCCGATTGTGGTTTCATTTTCAACGTATGATCTGGAAAAATTATTTAAACGAGTGATGTAG